One region of Archocentrus centrarchus isolate MPI-CPG fArcCen1 unplaced genomic scaffold, fArcCen1 scaffold_85_ctg1, whole genome shotgun sequence genomic DNA includes:
- the LOC115777908 gene encoding tumor necrosis factor receptor superfamily member 14-like isoform X1 has translation MTEDLLGDKIQGGDVVQLFFMLKPPSSQISVIWFLRTEEPLSLEDQMTLKRNPLSSAAFLIILIKVHSTLSLTCHPAEYLIGSECCPRCSAGSRVKTHCNEYRSTSCLPCVDGTFTDKPNGLEQCTPCTNCAAGSGLKVKRSCTGTSDTVCEPLQGFYCIYSVGDGCETAQRHSSCGLGQYISKHGTASTDTECSDCSAGTFSDGTSASCQPHTQCEDLNLQEITAGTSAADAQCGERGVDVGAAVGVSVGVVLIIVAVIVLLWYLRKKRKSLSSSPKTNKEEEGDLPFDEHRGSSKTDEERGDDNRSVKEHHEGVHNGLLPSSDVS, from the exons aTGTTGTCCAGCTGTTCTTCATGTTAAAACCTCCATCCTCCCAAATCTCAGTGATATGGTTTCTTAGGACCGAGGAACCTTTGAGCCTGGAGGatcaaatgactttaaaaaggaACCCTCTGAGCTCTGCAGCATTCCTG ATCATCCTGATCAAAGTCCACAGCACTCTCAGCCTCACATGTCATCCAGCAGAGTATCTGATAGGCAGTGAGTGCTGTCCCAGGTGTTCTGCAG gGAGTCGAGTTAAAACTCACTGTAATGAGTACAGAAGCACTTCCTGTCTGCCCTGTGTGGATGGAACCTTCACTGATAAACCCAACGGACTAGAACAGTGCACTCCCTGTACAAACTGTGCAGCAG GTTCTGGTCTGAAGGTAAAGAGGTCATGTACAGGAACATCAGACACAGTCTGTGAACCCCTGCAGGGATTCTACTGTATCTACTCTGTAGGAGACGGCTGtgagacagcacagagacacagcaGCTGTGGACTAGGACAGTACATCAGCAAACATG GAACAGCCTCCACAGACACCGAGTGCTCCGACTGCAGCGCTGGAACCTTTTCAGATGGAACATCTGCATCCTgtcagccacacacaca ATGTGAAGATCTAAACCTTCAGGAGATAACAGCAGGAACATCTGCAGCTGATGCTCAGTGTGGAGAACGTGGAGTTGATGTGGGAGCAGCTGTTGGTGTCTCTGTGGGTgtggttttaattattgttgctGTAATAGTATTATTATGGTACctcagaaagaagaggaagtcTTTATCCAG ttcaccaaaaacaaacaaagaagaagaaggagattTACCATTTGATGAGCACAGAGG atcatcaaaaacAGATGAAGAACGAGGTGATGACAACAGAAG tgtgaAGGAACATCATGAAGGTGTCCATAACGGTCTGCTGCCTTCATCAGACGTCTCCTAG
- the LOC115777908 gene encoding tumor necrosis factor receptor superfamily member 14-like isoform X2, producing the protein MLKPPSSQISVIWFLRTEEPLSLEDQMTLKRNPLSSAAFLIILIKVHSTLSLTCHPAEYLIGSECCPRCSAGSRVKTHCNEYRSTSCLPCVDGTFTDKPNGLEQCTPCTNCAAGSGLKVKRSCTGTSDTVCEPLQGFYCIYSVGDGCETAQRHSSCGLGQYISKHGTASTDTECSDCSAGTFSDGTSASCQPHTQCEDLNLQEITAGTSAADAQCGERGVDVGAAVGVSVGVVLIIVAVIVLLWYLRKKRKSLSSSPKTNKEEEGDLPFDEHRGSSKTDEERGDDNRSVKEHHEGVHNGLLPSSDVS; encoded by the exons ATGTTAAAACCTCCATCCTCCCAAATCTCAGTGATATGGTTTCTTAGGACCGAGGAACCTTTGAGCCTGGAGGatcaaatgactttaaaaaggaACCCTCTGAGCTCTGCAGCATTCCTG ATCATCCTGATCAAAGTCCACAGCACTCTCAGCCTCACATGTCATCCAGCAGAGTATCTGATAGGCAGTGAGTGCTGTCCCAGGTGTTCTGCAG gGAGTCGAGTTAAAACTCACTGTAATGAGTACAGAAGCACTTCCTGTCTGCCCTGTGTGGATGGAACCTTCACTGATAAACCCAACGGACTAGAACAGTGCACTCCCTGTACAAACTGTGCAGCAG GTTCTGGTCTGAAGGTAAAGAGGTCATGTACAGGAACATCAGACACAGTCTGTGAACCCCTGCAGGGATTCTACTGTATCTACTCTGTAGGAGACGGCTGtgagacagcacagagacacagcaGCTGTGGACTAGGACAGTACATCAGCAAACATG GAACAGCCTCCACAGACACCGAGTGCTCCGACTGCAGCGCTGGAACCTTTTCAGATGGAACATCTGCATCCTgtcagccacacacaca ATGTGAAGATCTAAACCTTCAGGAGATAACAGCAGGAACATCTGCAGCTGATGCTCAGTGTGGAGAACGTGGAGTTGATGTGGGAGCAGCTGTTGGTGTCTCTGTGGGTgtggttttaattattgttgctGTAATAGTATTATTATGGTACctcagaaagaagaggaagtcTTTATCCAG ttcaccaaaaacaaacaaagaagaagaaggagattTACCATTTGATGAGCACAGAGG atcatcaaaaacAGATGAAGAACGAGGTGATGACAACAGAAG tgtgaAGGAACATCATGAAGGTGTCCATAACGGTCTGCTGCCTTCATCAGACGTCTCCTAG